Proteins encoded by one window of Xenopus tropicalis strain Nigerian chromosome 6, UCB_Xtro_10.0, whole genome shotgun sequence:
- the pdss1 gene encoding decaprenyl-diphosphate synthase subunit 1 isoform X1, with amino-acid sequence MAQAWGRRLLCRAHGTASHTWALELHREVGHCARVARKGGSCGKVFSSFVTSTHSTDLRSLLWGPPSRLLHLTHTACCYSKTSSEAKYKDPFTLGSRDLKNFYEDIKKEFFITTKELKEMCDYYFDGKGKAFRPMLVVLMARACNIHYNNCREVHPSQRTIAEISEMIHTASLVHDDVIDGSDSRRGKQTVSGIWGERKAVLAGDLMLSVAAVAMARIGNTTVIALISQIAIDLVRGEFLQLGSKENENERFSHYIEKTFKKTASLIANSCKAVSVLACPDPAVHEIAYQYGKNIGIAFQLIDDVLDFTSCADQLGKPAAADLKLGLATGPVLFACQQFPELNDLIMRRFSLPGDVERAWQYVLQSDGVRQTTYLAQSYCNQAVQEIRKLQPSPEREALIQLTEIVLTRDK; translated from the exons atggcacAGGCTTGGGGCAGGAGGTTGCTGTGCAGGGCACATGGTACAGCCAGTCACACCTGGGCTCTGGAGTTGCACAGAGAAGTCGGACACTGCGCCAGAGTCGCCAGGAAAGGAGGAAGCTGCGGAAAG GTATTCTCTTCTTTTGTCACCTCAACACACTCTACAGATCTGAGGAGCCTTCTTTGGGG ACCTCCATCCAGGCTTCTGCACTTAACACACACAGCATGCTGCTACAGCAAGACCAGCAGCGAAGCCAAATATAAAGACCCGTTTACACTTGGAAGCAGAGACTTGAAGAACTTCTATGAAGATATCAAGAAG GAATTCTTTATAACAACCAAGGAGCTGAAAGAAATGTGTGATTATTATTTTGATGGAAAAGGGAAGGCTTTCAGACCGATGCTTGTCGTGCTAATGGCACGGGCATGCAATATTCATTACAATAACTGCCG AGAGGTACACCCTTCTCAGCGCACCATTGCTGAAATCTCAGAAATGATCCACACTGCTAGTTTAGTCCATGACGATGTCATTGATGGTTCTGACTCTCGAAGAGGGAAGCAAACTGTCAGTGGAATCTGGGGCGAAAGAAAA GCGGTCCTTGCTGGGGATCTTATGCTGTCTGTAGCGGCAGTGGCCATGGCAAGAATTGGAAATACCACAGTAATAGCATTGATATCTCAAATTGCTATAGACTTGGTGCGTG GTGAATTTCTTCAGCTGGGCTCCAAAGAGAATGAAAATGAAAGATTTTCTCACTACATTGAAAAGACTTTTAAGAAGACCGCTAGCCTCATAGCCAACAGCTGTAAAGCA GTCTCTGTGTTGGCTTGTCCTGATCCAGCCGTTCATGAGATTGCTTACCAGTATGGCAAGAACATAGGCATAGCCTTTCAG CTCATAGACGATGTTTTGGACTTTACATCTTGTGCCGACCAGTTGGGGAAACCAGCTGCAGCTGATTTGAAGCTGGGATTGGCCACAGGTCCGGTTTTATTTGCTTGCCAACAG TTTCCAGAGCTGAATGACTTGATTATGAGAAGATTCAGTTTGCCAGGGGATGTAGAGCGAGCGTGGCAGTATGTTCTCCAG AGTGATGGTGTCCGACAAACAACCTACCTCGCCCAGAGTTATTGCAACCAAGCTGTGCAAGAGATCAGAAAGCTGCAGCCGTCCCCTGAGAGAGAAGCGCTCATTCAGCTCACAGAAATTGTACTAACAAGGGACAAATAG
- the pdss1 gene encoding decaprenyl-diphosphate synthase subunit 1 has translation MCDYYFDGKGKAFRPMLVVLMARACNIHYNNCREVHPSQRTIAEISEMIHTASLVHDDVIDGSDSRRGKQTVSGIWGERKAVLAGDLMLSVAAVAMARIGNTTVIALISQIAIDLVRGEFLQLGSKENENERFSHYIEKTFKKTASLIANSCKAVSVLACPDPAVHEIAYQYGKNIGIAFQLIDDVLDFTSCADQLGKPAAADLKLGLATGPVLFACQQFPELNDLIMRRFSLPGDVERAWQYVLQSDGVRQTTYLAQSYCNQAVQEIRKLQPSPEREALIQLTEIVLTRDK, from the exons ATGTGTGATTATTATTTTGATGGAAAAGGGAAGGCTTTCAGACCGATGCTTGTCGTGCTAATGGCACGGGCATGCAATATTCATTACAATAACTGCCG AGAGGTACACCCTTCTCAGCGCACCATTGCTGAAATCTCAGAAATGATCCACACTGCTAGTTTAGTCCATGACGATGTCATTGATGGTTCTGACTCTCGAAGAGGGAAGCAAACTGTCAGTGGAATCTGGGGCGAAAGAAAA GCGGTCCTTGCTGGGGATCTTATGCTGTCTGTAGCGGCAGTGGCCATGGCAAGAATTGGAAATACCACAGTAATAGCATTGATATCTCAAATTGCTATAGACTTGGTGCGTG GTGAATTTCTTCAGCTGGGCTCCAAAGAGAATGAAAATGAAAGATTTTCTCACTACATTGAAAAGACTTTTAAGAAGACCGCTAGCCTCATAGCCAACAGCTGTAAAGCA GTCTCTGTGTTGGCTTGTCCTGATCCAGCCGTTCATGAGATTGCTTACCAGTATGGCAAGAACATAGGCATAGCCTTTCAG CTCATAGACGATGTTTTGGACTTTACATCTTGTGCCGACCAGTTGGGGAAACCAGCTGCAGCTGATTTGAAGCTGGGATTGGCCACAGGTCCGGTTTTATTTGCTTGCCAACAG TTTCCAGAGCTGAATGACTTGATTATGAGAAGATTCAGTTTGCCAGGGGATGTAGAGCGAGCGTGGCAGTATGTTCTCCAG AGTGATGGTGTCCGACAAACAACCTACCTCGCCCAGAGTTATTGCAACCAAGCTGTGCAAGAGATCAGAAAGCTGCAGCCGTCCCCTGAGAGAGAAGCGCTCATTCAGCTCACAGAAATTGTACTAACAAGGGACAAATAG